A genome region from Microbacterium terricola includes the following:
- a CDS encoding VOC family protein, producing MAHGDITHIDIPVQDYARATAFYSGLFGWQIADVPGFEGYPMWQAPNKISGGGLAPRDEGFTQPRSYVEVDSIDQTLAAAVDAGGTVLRGKEQITETSWWAVLSDPDGNTIGLFEGSTGV from the coding sequence ATGGCCCACGGAGACATCACCCACATCGACATCCCGGTGCAGGACTACGCGCGGGCGACCGCGTTCTACTCGGGGCTGTTCGGATGGCAGATCGCGGACGTGCCCGGCTTCGAGGGCTACCCGATGTGGCAGGCGCCGAACAAGATCAGCGGCGGGGGGCTCGCTCCCCGCGACGAGGGCTTCACCCAGCCGCGCTCGTACGTCGAGGTCGACTCCATCGACCAGACGCTCGCGGCCGCCGTGGACGCCGGCGGCACCGTGCTGCGCGGCAAGGAGCAGATCACCGAGACGAGCTGGTGGGCGGTGCTCAGCGACCCCGACGGCAACACGATCGGCCTGTTCGAGGGCTCCACGGGAGTCTGA
- the rlmN gene encoding 23S rRNA (adenine(2503)-C(2))-methyltransferase RlmN: MTEPTPVRTTKPRQVRPATEGWSQKKDAEGRPLLQFASPKRGKPPVHLADLTPEQRVEKVKELGLPGFRAKQLEKHYFTHFTHDPADMTDLPAEGRDELVHGMLPPLLTEVRRLETDRGDTIKFLWKLHDGALVESVLMRYTGRITLCVSSQAGCGMNCPFCATGQAGLTRNMSAGEIVEQVVRANRLIADGGLGDPRKVGHAGERVTNIVFMGMGEPLANYARVMQAVRVMTDKTHGIGMSARGITVSTVGLVPAITKLANEDIPVTFALSLHAPDDTLRDELIPVNARWKVDEALDAARAYFDRTGRRVSIEYALIKDMNDHAWRADLLADKLNARGRGWVHVNPIPLNPTPGSIWTASDVDVQNEFVRRLNDAGIPTTLRDTRGKEIDGACGQLVATEEDEAVAAATPLEV, encoded by the coding sequence ATGACCGAACCCACTCCCGTGCGCACCACCAAACCCCGCCAGGTGCGCCCGGCGACCGAGGGATGGTCGCAGAAGAAGGACGCCGAAGGCCGCCCGCTGCTGCAGTTCGCGTCGCCCAAGCGCGGCAAGCCGCCCGTGCACCTCGCCGACCTCACCCCCGAGCAGCGCGTCGAGAAGGTCAAGGAGCTGGGGCTTCCCGGCTTCCGCGCCAAGCAGCTCGAGAAGCACTATTTCACCCACTTCACGCACGACCCCGCCGACATGACCGACCTGCCCGCCGAGGGCAGGGACGAACTCGTCCACGGGATGCTGCCGCCCCTGCTGACGGAGGTGCGCCGCCTCGAGACCGACCGCGGCGACACGATCAAGTTCCTGTGGAAGCTGCACGACGGCGCCCTCGTCGAATCCGTGCTCATGCGCTACACCGGCCGGATCACCCTCTGCGTGTCGTCACAGGCCGGCTGCGGCATGAACTGCCCGTTCTGCGCGACCGGACAGGCGGGCCTCACCCGCAACATGTCGGCCGGCGAGATCGTCGAGCAGGTCGTGCGGGCCAACCGCCTGATCGCCGACGGCGGACTCGGCGACCCGCGCAAGGTCGGGCACGCCGGCGAGCGCGTCACCAACATCGTCTTCATGGGCATGGGCGAGCCGCTCGCCAACTACGCCAGGGTCATGCAGGCGGTCCGCGTCATGACCGACAAGACCCACGGCATCGGGATGAGCGCCCGCGGCATCACCGTCTCGACCGTCGGCCTCGTGCCGGCGATCACGAAGCTCGCGAACGAGGACATCCCCGTCACGTTCGCGCTGTCGCTGCACGCGCCCGACGACACGCTGCGCGACGAGCTCATCCCGGTCAACGCGCGCTGGAAGGTCGACGAGGCACTCGACGCCGCCCGCGCCTACTTCGACCGCACCGGCCGCCGCGTGTCGATCGAGTACGCGCTCATCAAGGACATGAACGACCACGCCTGGCGCGCCGATCTGCTGGCCGACAAGCTGAACGCCCGCGGTCGCGGGTGGGTGCACGTGAACCCGATCCCGCTGAACCCGACGCCCGGCTCGATCTGGACCGCGTCCGACGTCGACGTGCAGAACGAATTCGTCCGCCGTCTCAACGACGCCGGCATCCCCACCACCCTGCGCGACACCCGCGGCAAGGAGATCGACGGCGCCTGCGGGCAGCTCGTCGCCACCGAAGAGGATGAGGCGGTCGCCGCCGCCACCCCGCTCGAGGTCTGA
- a CDS encoding GntR family transcriptional regulator: MRASDRAYDTLLDEIQSGLLSPGTVLGEVEQAARLGVSRTPLREALGRLAADGLVAQQSARVTVVTDIDAGDIRELFQVRRALEESAARIAAEHAGRGGAETFAALAAEFDVATLEGAAGLDAYYELIARFDAAVDDAVANEYLSAALRTVRTHLVRVRRLARDNPDRLAASVAEHRLIACAIAAGDTDLAAHATHVHLHNALVSILASVS; the protein is encoded by the coding sequence ATGCGAGCGAGCGATCGCGCCTATGACACGCTCCTCGACGAGATCCAGTCCGGGCTCCTCTCACCCGGCACGGTCCTCGGCGAAGTCGAGCAGGCGGCGCGTCTGGGCGTGAGCCGTACCCCGCTGCGGGAGGCGCTCGGGCGGCTCGCCGCCGACGGCCTCGTCGCGCAGCAGTCCGCCCGCGTCACGGTCGTGACCGACATCGACGCGGGGGACATCCGCGAACTGTTCCAGGTGCGCCGCGCACTCGAGGAGTCGGCCGCGCGGATCGCCGCCGAGCACGCCGGCCGCGGCGGCGCCGAGACGTTCGCCGCGCTCGCCGCGGAGTTCGACGTCGCCACGCTCGAGGGCGCTGCCGGCCTCGACGCGTACTACGAGCTCATCGCGCGCTTCGACGCCGCCGTCGACGACGCTGTGGCGAACGAGTACCTCAGCGCCGCCCTCCGGACGGTGCGCACGCATCTCGTGCGCGTGCGCCGTCTCGCGCGCGACAACCCCGACCGGCTCGCGGCATCCGTGGCCGAGCACCGGCTCATCGCCTGCGCGATCGCGGCCGGCGACACCGACCTTGCGGCCCACGCGACGCACGTGCACCTGCACAACGCGCTGGTCAGCATCCTCGCGTCCGTCTCATGA
- a CDS encoding MmgE/PrpD family protein has protein sequence MTVIHHLRVHRSDENLEREGQLAWHLAQIAADPVAVDDDVVEMIINRVIDNAAVAAASVTRAPVSAARQQALDHAVSVSGSGATVFGCPLERRTSPEWAAWANGVAVRELDYHDTFLAAEYSHPGDNIPPILAVAQHVGSDGAALVRGLATGYEIQIDLVRAISLHKHKIDHVAHLGPSAAAGIGTLLGLPVETIYQAIGQALHTTTATRQSRKGEISTWKAHAPAFAGKMAVEAVDRAMRGETSPSPIYEGEDGVIAWMLDGPDAAYDVPLPAEGEAKRAILDSYTKEHSAEYQAQAWIDLARRLGEQHPSLREGTSDEGAEIESVVLHTSHHTHYVIGSGANDPQKYDPTASRETLDHSIPYIFTVALQDGGWHHVDSYTPERAGRDDTVALWHKVTTAEDAEWTRRYHSEDPDEKAFGGRVVIRFADGSELVDEIAVADAHPLGARPFAREDYIRKFRILAEPVLEADEIERFLDLAQRLPELTAEEVQQLSIVAKPGTLLTAPAPKGLF, from the coding sequence ATGACCGTCATCCACCACCTCCGCGTCCACCGCAGTGACGAGAACCTCGAACGCGAGGGACAGCTCGCCTGGCACCTGGCGCAGATCGCCGCCGACCCCGTCGCCGTGGACGACGACGTGGTCGAGATGATCATCAACCGCGTGATCGACAACGCCGCGGTGGCGGCGGCATCCGTCACGCGCGCGCCGGTGAGCGCCGCCCGGCAGCAGGCGCTCGACCACGCCGTGTCGGTGTCCGGGTCGGGCGCGACCGTCTTCGGCTGCCCGCTCGAGCGTCGCACCTCGCCCGAGTGGGCGGCGTGGGCGAACGGCGTCGCCGTCCGCGAGCTCGACTACCACGACACGTTCCTCGCCGCCGAGTACTCGCACCCCGGCGACAACATCCCGCCGATCCTCGCGGTCGCCCAGCACGTCGGCTCCGACGGAGCCGCCCTCGTGCGCGGCCTCGCCACCGGCTACGAGATCCAGATCGACCTGGTGCGGGCGATCTCGCTGCACAAGCACAAGATCGACCATGTCGCCCACCTCGGCCCGTCGGCCGCTGCGGGCATCGGCACGCTCCTCGGCCTTCCGGTCGAGACCATCTACCAGGCGATCGGTCAGGCGCTGCACACGACGACCGCGACCCGTCAGTCGCGCAAGGGCGAGATCTCGACGTGGAAGGCGCATGCGCCCGCGTTCGCCGGAAAGATGGCGGTCGAGGCGGTCGACCGCGCGATGCGCGGCGAGACCTCCCCGTCGCCCATCTACGAGGGCGAGGACGGCGTGATCGCCTGGATGCTGGACGGCCCCGACGCCGCCTACGACGTGCCGCTGCCCGCCGAGGGCGAGGCGAAGCGCGCGATCCTCGACTCGTACACGAAGGAGCACTCCGCGGAGTACCAGGCGCAGGCGTGGATCGACCTGGCCCGACGCCTGGGTGAGCAGCATCCGTCCCTGCGGGAGGGCACGAGCGACGAGGGTGCGGAGATCGAATCGGTCGTGCTGCACACCAGCCACCACACGCACTACGTGATCGGCTCGGGTGCGAACGACCCGCAGAAGTACGACCCGACCGCGTCGCGAGAGACGCTCGACCACTCGATCCCGTACATCTTCACGGTCGCGCTGCAGGACGGCGGCTGGCATCACGTCGACTCGTACACCCCGGAGCGCGCGGGTCGTGACGACACGGTGGCGCTGTGGCACAAGGTCACCACGGCAGAGGACGCGGAGTGGACCCGCCGGTACCACTCGGAGGACCCCGACGAGAAGGCCTTCGGCGGCCGAGTGGTGATCCGCTTCGCCGACGGCTCGGAGCTCGTCGACGAGATCGCGGTCGCCGACGCCCACCCGCTCGGGGCGCGGCCGTTCGCGCGGGAGGACTACATCCGCAAGTTCCGGATCCTGGCCGAGCCGGTCCTGGAGGCGGACGAGATCGAACGGTTCCTCGACCTCGCGCAGCGTCTGCCCGAGCTCACGGCCGAAGAGGTGCAGCAGCTGTCGATCGTGGCGAAGCCGGGGACGCTCCTGACCGCGCCGGCCCCGAAGGGGCTCTTCTGA
- a CDS encoding ABC transporter permease, with protein sequence MSGLAPLLRQRVQRDGKQLLIWTLGTGLFAYASYSAVSQSYGDLQERQALLVTVMANPVILLFRGLPSGAGEGQLMVFLILPWLAMLAAFMSTFLAVRHTRMDEEQARAELVAATPAGRTTPVVATVIHGLIANVVLAALTTLGFLATGLEPTEANVAGAKVAGFAVGAVGVAFLGIGLIAGQIMRTSRGANALAVWTLIVTFVFAGLGNALGTPSDDLQRMESSWLTWLSPFGWGENTRAYADDDLWPGVLALGFGLALAGVAIALQSARDLGEGFMPERAARAAAGPLLSTPTGLVWRLTWGAILGWTIGGLLTGMLSTALASVVDEVSGDNPAIVDILEKIGGSNGSLDQATVSVFFLMLGIFAAGAGVQTVIRARQEEAHGTAEPVLSAAVGRVRWLVDYLVVAVIAMVLVVAAGMLGALLGLGSMDDGAQLVETIVVTGLGQLAAASVFLVLTALVFVLAPRATIVVGWTLVVVGAIFGLFGPLFGFPDWMAGLSPLEAAPNVTVDGVQLDGLWWLLVVAAVGGIGSIALMRRRELATGG encoded by the coding sequence ATGAGCGGCCTCGCTCCGCTGCTGCGGCAGCGGGTACAGCGCGACGGGAAGCAGCTGCTGATCTGGACGCTCGGCACCGGGCTGTTCGCGTACGCGTCGTACAGCGCCGTCTCCCAGTCCTACGGCGATCTCCAGGAGCGTCAGGCGCTCCTCGTCACGGTCATGGCGAACCCGGTCATCCTGCTCTTCCGCGGTCTTCCCTCCGGGGCTGGGGAAGGCCAGCTCATGGTGTTCCTGATCCTCCCCTGGCTGGCCATGCTCGCGGCGTTCATGAGCACGTTCCTCGCCGTGCGCCACACGCGCATGGACGAGGAGCAGGCGCGCGCCGAACTGGTCGCGGCGACTCCCGCCGGGCGCACGACCCCCGTGGTGGCGACCGTGATCCACGGGCTCATCGCGAACGTCGTCCTCGCCGCACTCACCACGCTCGGCTTCCTTGCGACCGGACTCGAGCCGACCGAGGCGAACGTCGCCGGCGCGAAGGTCGCCGGCTTCGCCGTCGGCGCCGTCGGCGTCGCCTTCCTCGGCATCGGGCTCATCGCGGGCCAGATCATGCGCACGTCGCGCGGCGCGAACGCCCTCGCCGTGTGGACCCTCATCGTCACCTTCGTGTTCGCGGGCCTCGGCAATGCGCTCGGCACCCCGAGCGACGACCTGCAGCGGATGGAGAGCTCATGGCTGACATGGCTCTCCCCCTTCGGCTGGGGCGAGAACACGCGCGCGTACGCCGACGACGACCTGTGGCCGGGCGTCCTCGCCCTCGGGTTCGGCCTCGCCCTGGCCGGTGTCGCCATCGCACTCCAGTCGGCGCGCGATCTCGGCGAGGGCTTCATGCCCGAGCGGGCGGCGCGCGCCGCGGCAGGCCCCCTGCTCTCGACGCCGACCGGCCTCGTCTGGCGTCTCACGTGGGGAGCGATCCTCGGGTGGACCATCGGGGGCCTGCTCACCGGGATGCTGTCGACCGCGCTCGCCTCGGTCGTCGACGAGGTGAGCGGCGACAACCCGGCCATCGTGGACATCCTCGAGAAGATCGGCGGCAGCAACGGCAGCCTCGATCAGGCGACCGTCTCGGTGTTCTTCCTGATGCTCGGCATCTTCGCGGCCGGCGCCGGGGTGCAGACGGTGATCCGCGCCCGCCAGGAGGAGGCGCACGGCACCGCAGAACCTGTGCTGTCCGCTGCCGTCGGTCGTGTGCGCTGGCTGGTCGACTACCTCGTCGTGGCCGTCATCGCCATGGTCCTCGTCGTCGCGGCGGGCATGCTCGGAGCGCTGCTGGGGCTGGGCTCGATGGACGACGGCGCGCAGCTCGTCGAGACCATCGTCGTCACCGGCCTGGGGCAGCTGGCCGCCGCATCCGTCTTCCTGGTCCTCACCGCCCTGGTCTTCGTCCTCGCTCCCCGCGCCACGATCGTGGTGGGATGGACGCTCGTCGTCGTCGGCGCGATCTTCGGGCTGTTCGGTCCGCTGTTCGGCTTCCCGGACTGGATGGCCGGCCTGTCCCCGCTGGAGGCAGCCCCCAACGTGACGGTGGACGGCGTGCAGCTCGACGGGCTCTGGTGGCTGCTCGTGGTCGCCGCGGTCGGCGGCATCGGATCCATCGCGCTGATGCGTCGCCGCGAGCTTGCCACGGGAGGATAG
- a CDS encoding aldo/keto reductase family protein yields the protein MVNYRYLGNSGLKVTEITYGNWVTHASQVDDTDAIATVHAALDAGITTFDTADTYANTAAEVVLGKAISGQRREGLEIFTKVYWPIGPMGPNDAGLSRKHIFDGINGSLQRLGVDYVDLYQAHRYDYETPIEETMQAFADVVRQGKALYIGVSEWTAEQLREGAALAKELKFQLVSNQPQYSALWRVIEEKVIPTSAELGISQIVWSPMAQGVLSGKYLPGQPVPEGSRATDEKSGAHFISRFLRDDVLTAVQKLKPIADEAGLSMPQLAIAWVLQNPNVASALVGASRPEQIASNVAASGVVLEPAIITAIDEALSPVAERDPEQTYTVSPKSRPGS from the coding sequence ATGGTCAATTATCGGTATCTCGGCAACAGCGGTCTCAAGGTCACGGAGATCACGTACGGCAACTGGGTGACGCACGCCTCGCAGGTGGACGACACCGACGCGATCGCGACGGTGCACGCGGCGCTCGACGCCGGCATCACCACGTTCGACACGGCGGACACCTACGCCAACACGGCCGCGGAGGTCGTGCTGGGCAAGGCCATCTCCGGCCAGCGCCGCGAGGGCCTCGAGATCTTCACGAAGGTGTACTGGCCGATCGGCCCCATGGGCCCGAACGACGCCGGCCTCAGTCGCAAGCACATCTTCGACGGCATCAACGGTTCGCTGCAGCGCCTCGGCGTCGACTACGTCGACCTGTACCAGGCGCACCGCTACGACTACGAGACCCCCATCGAGGAGACGATGCAGGCCTTCGCCGACGTCGTGCGGCAGGGCAAGGCGCTCTACATCGGCGTCAGCGAGTGGACCGCTGAGCAGCTGCGTGAGGGCGCGGCGCTCGCCAAGGAGCTGAAGTTCCAGCTCGTCTCGAACCAGCCGCAGTACTCCGCGCTCTGGCGCGTCATCGAGGAGAAGGTCATCCCGACCTCCGCGGAGCTCGGCATCTCGCAGATCGTCTGGTCGCCGATGGCGCAGGGCGTGCTCAGCGGCAAGTACCTGCCCGGGCAGCCCGTCCCTGAGGGGTCGCGGGCGACCGACGAGAAGAGCGGCGCGCACTTCATCTCGCGTTTCCTGCGCGACGACGTGCTCACCGCCGTGCAGAAGCTCAAGCCGATCGCCGACGAGGCGGGTCTGAGCATGCCGCAGCTCGCCATCGCGTGGGTGCTGCAGAACCCGAACGTGGCCTCGGCCCTGGTGGGCGCCTCGCGCCCCGAGCAGATCGCCTCGAACGTCGCGGCATCCGGTGTCGTGCTCGAGCCCGCGATCATAACGGCGATCGACGAGGCTCTCTCGCCCGTCGCCGAGCGCGACCCCGAGCAGACCTACACGGTCTCGCCGAAGAGCCGCCCGGGCAGCTGA
- a CDS encoding NUDIX domain-containing protein translates to MAVTSAGILLHRGVEPEVLIAHMGGPFWARKDAGAWSLPKGEFDQAAEPAADAARREFREELGVEPPEPLTELGTWAYASGKRVTVFAADGEGFATDGLVFGEFELEWPPRSGRMQSFPEADRVAWVGLDAAREKLVRGQVPALDALARHLAAGR, encoded by the coding sequence ATGGCCGTGACCAGCGCCGGCATCCTGCTGCACCGAGGGGTCGAACCCGAGGTGCTGATCGCCCACATGGGCGGCCCCTTCTGGGCGCGCAAGGATGCCGGCGCCTGGTCACTGCCGAAGGGCGAGTTCGACCAGGCCGCCGAGCCGGCGGCGGACGCCGCGCGCCGCGAGTTCCGGGAAGAGCTCGGCGTCGAGCCGCCCGAGCCGCTCACCGAGCTCGGCACGTGGGCCTACGCGAGCGGCAAGCGGGTCACCGTGTTCGCCGCCGACGGCGAGGGCTTCGCGACCGACGGGCTCGTGTTCGGCGAGTTCGAGCTGGAGTGGCCGCCGCGCTCGGGCAGGATGCAGTCGTTCCCCGAGGCCGACCGCGTCGCCTGGGTGGGCCTGGATGCGGCACGCGAAAAGCTCGTCCGGGGACAGGTGCCCGCGCTCGACGCGCTCGCGCGGCACCTCGCCGCCGGCCGCTGA
- a CDS encoding ABC transporter ATP-binding protein, translated as MATVIHTSGLVKRYGKVRALDGLDLEVEAGQIHGFLGPNGAGKSTTIRVLLGLARATSGEATVLGGDPWRDAVSLHRRIASVPGDVSLWPNLSGGEAIDLLARLRGAPRRDAAFRAEKERLMHAFQFDPRKKGRAYSKGNRQKVALIAAFSVPADLYVFDEPTSGLDPLMEVVFRAEIDRLRAAGATVLLSSHILSEVELLCDRVSIIRAGRIVESGTLAELRHLTRTEVSFDAAASPEAIPGAHDLTVAEGRARFTVDSDAVNAVLPVLAERAVQGLRIEPPSLEELFLRHYGDDVAALDASTGSATGAGR; from the coding sequence ATGGCTACCGTCATCCACACCAGCGGGCTCGTCAAGCGGTACGGCAAGGTCCGCGCGCTCGATGGCCTCGACCTCGAGGTCGAGGCCGGTCAGATCCACGGCTTCCTCGGGCCGAACGGCGCGGGGAAGTCCACCACCATCCGCGTGCTGCTGGGACTCGCCCGCGCCACCTCAGGAGAGGCCACGGTCTTGGGCGGCGACCCCTGGCGGGACGCCGTCTCGCTGCACCGCCGCATCGCGTCGGTGCCGGGCGACGTCAGCCTCTGGCCGAACCTCTCCGGCGGCGAGGCGATCGATCTGCTCGCACGCCTGCGCGGCGCCCCGCGCCGTGACGCCGCCTTCAGGGCCGAGAAGGAGCGTCTGATGCACGCGTTCCAGTTCGACCCGCGCAAGAAGGGCCGCGCCTACTCGAAGGGCAACCGGCAGAAGGTCGCCCTGATCGCGGCGTTCTCGGTGCCCGCAGACCTGTACGTCTTCGACGAGCCGACCAGCGGTCTCGACCCGCTCATGGAGGTCGTCTTCCGCGCGGAGATCGACCGTCTCCGCGCGGCGGGGGCGACGGTGCTGCTGTCCAGCCACATCCTGTCCGAGGTCGAGCTGCTGTGCGATCGTGTCAGCATCATCCGCGCCGGCAGGATCGTCGAGTCCGGCACGCTCGCCGAGCTGCGGCATCTCACCCGCACCGAGGTGTCGTTCGACGCAGCCGCGTCGCCGGAGGCGATCCCCGGGGCCCACGACCTCACGGTGGCGGAGGGACGGGCGCGCTTCACCGTCGACAGCGACGCCGTGAACGCGGTCCTTCCCGTCCTCGCCGAGCGCGCGGTGCAGGGGCTGCGGATCGAGCCGCCCTCGCTGGAGGAGCTGTTCCTGCGGCACTACGGCGACGATGTGGCGGCGCTCGACGCTTCGACGGGCTCAGCGACCGGAGCGGGTCGGTGA
- the prpB gene encoding methylisocitrate lyase produces MLYSTVTATEKRRVLRERLASGELLRFPGAFNPLSARLIERKGFDGVYISGAVLSADLGLPDIGLTTLTEVAGRGQQIARMTDLPAIIDADTGFGEPMNVARTIQTLEDAGLAGTHIEDQVNPKRCGHLDGKAVVDADTAVKRIRAAVDARRDPGFLIMARTDIRAVEGIDAAIDRAKALVDAGADAIFPEAMRDLGEFEAMRTALDVPILANMTEFGKSDLFTVEQLRSAGVNMVIWPVSLLRIAMGAASRALDTLIDEGNLTTRLGEMQHRADLYDLIDYEGYNQFDTSIFNFQIEKDPA; encoded by the coding sequence ATGCTGTACTCGACCGTCACCGCGACGGAGAAGCGCCGCGTGCTGCGCGAGCGGCTCGCCTCGGGCGAGCTGCTGCGGTTCCCCGGGGCCTTCAACCCGCTGTCGGCACGGCTCATCGAGCGCAAGGGGTTCGACGGCGTCTACATCTCCGGCGCGGTCCTGAGCGCCGATCTCGGGCTGCCCGACATCGGGCTGACCACGCTCACCGAGGTCGCCGGGCGCGGTCAGCAGATCGCGCGGATGACCGATCTGCCCGCGATCATCGACGCCGACACCGGATTCGGCGAGCCCATGAACGTGGCGCGGACCATCCAGACGCTGGAGGACGCGGGTCTCGCCGGCACCCACATCGAAGACCAGGTCAATCCGAAGCGCTGCGGGCACCTCGACGGCAAGGCCGTCGTCGACGCCGACACCGCCGTCAAGCGCATCCGCGCAGCCGTCGACGCGCGCCGCGACCCCGGGTTCCTCATCATGGCGCGCACCGACATCCGTGCCGTAGAGGGCATCGATGCCGCGATCGACCGCGCGAAGGCGCTCGTGGACGCCGGGGCGGACGCGATCTTCCCCGAGGCGATGCGCGACCTCGGGGAGTTCGAGGCGATGCGCACGGCGCTGGACGTGCCGATCCTCGCCAACATGACGGAGTTCGGCAAGAGCGACCTCTTCACGGTCGAGCAGCTGCGCAGCGCCGGCGTCAACATGGTGATCTGGCCGGTCTCGCTGCTGCGCATCGCGATGGGCGCGGCATCCCGCGCTCTGGATACGCTCATCGACGAGGGCAACCTCACGACGAGACTCGGCGAGATGCAGCATCGCGCCGACCTGTACGACCTGATCGACTACGAGGGCTACAACCAGTTCGACACCTCCATCTTCAACTTCCAGATCGAGAAGGACCCCGCATGA
- a CDS encoding GbsR/MarR family transcriptional regulator codes for MTEPTYPGAEAAERAAAMLTAAGMPRMAARVMMALVGSPDEGYSAAELAERLGVSAAAVSGAVRYLQTIHIVHRLSRAGDRRDRYDLIDDGWHSVLTANAPLYAMLADLIDAVADENADAPQSAERAREMSGFFRFFAERMPAFLDEWEAERRSGADS; via the coding sequence GTGACGGAGCCGACCTACCCCGGAGCGGAGGCCGCTGAGCGCGCCGCCGCCATGCTCACCGCGGCCGGCATGCCCCGCATGGCGGCTCGCGTGATGATGGCACTGGTCGGCTCTCCCGACGAGGGCTACTCGGCGGCGGAGCTCGCGGAGCGCCTCGGGGTCTCGGCCGCCGCGGTCTCGGGGGCCGTGAGATACCTGCAGACGATCCACATCGTCCATCGGCTGTCGCGTGCGGGAGATCGCCGCGATCGCTACGACCTCATCGATGACGGCTGGCACTCGGTGCTCACCGCCAACGCGCCCCTGTACGCGATGCTCGCCGACCTCATCGACGCCGTGGCCGACGAGAACGCGGATGCGCCTCAGTCCGCCGAGCGCGCGAGGGAGATGTCCGGGTTCTTCCGGTTCTTCGCCGAGCGGATGCCGGCCTTCCTCGACGAGTGGGAGGCGGAGCGCCGGTCGGGCGCGGACTCGTAG